Proteins from a single region of Anomaloglossus baeobatrachus isolate aAnoBae1 unplaced genomic scaffold, aAnoBae1.hap1 Scaffold_41, whole genome shotgun sequence:
- the LOC142277328 gene encoding uncharacterized protein LOC142277328 translates to MQNAADTMEKGEMDVRRDERSRDLSTDDCTRSSTQNAKGSESNKEAKPYSCLECEKCFAWKSHLIRHEKIHTGVKPYSCAECEKCFADKSDLITHERIHTGVKPYSCSECGKCFASKSKLVEHLRIHTGVKPYSCSECEKCFAQKLSLITHERIHTGEKPYSCSKCVKCFAQKSNLVYHDRIHTGEKPYSCSKCVKCFAQKSDLVKHERSHIHVQNV, encoded by the exons atgcagaacgctgcagacacaatggaaaaaggagaaatggatgtgcggagagatgaacggagtagagacctttccacag atgactgtaccaggagttccacacagaatgctaagggaagtgaaagtaacaaagaagcgaagccatattcatgtttagaatgtgagaaatgttttgcttggaaatcacatcttattagacatgagaaaattcacacaggagtgaagccatattcatgtgcagaatgtgagaaatgttttgctgacaaatcagatctcattacacatgagagaattcacacaggagtgaagccatattcatgttcagaatgtgggaaatgttttgcttcgaaatcaaaacttgttgaacatttgagaattcacacaggagtgaagccatattcatgttcagaatgtgagaaatgttttgctcagaaattatctctcattacacatgagagaattcacacaggagagaagccctattcatgttcaaaatgtgtgaaatgttttgctcagaaatcaaatcttgtttacCATgacagaattcacacaggagagaagccatattcatgttcaaaatgtgtgaaatgttttgctcagaaatcagatcttgttaaacatgagagaagccatattcatgttcaaaatgtgtga